From a region of the Hemibagrus wyckioides isolate EC202008001 linkage group LG06, SWU_Hwy_1.0, whole genome shotgun sequence genome:
- the lyrm2 gene encoding LYR motif-containing protein 2, with translation MSVSRLPTATLNLKQFLQRQKVLGLYRNMLRTIRKVPDDTDRKYLKDWAREEFKRNKEATDQDAVRMMITQANNHLEELKRSLALAGR, from the exons ATGTCCGTGTCAAGATTACCAACTGCTACACTCAACCTTAAACAG TTTTTGCAGAGGCAAAAAGTTTTAGGTCTGTACCGTAATATGTTGAGGACAATCCGCAAAGTTCCAGATGACACAGATCGTAAATATCTGAAGGACTGGGCAAGAGAGGAGTTCAAGAGGAACAAGGAGGCCACAGATCAG GATGCTGTCCGGATGATGATCACACAGGCCAACAATCACCTGGAGGAGCTGAAGAGATCCCTTGCTCTGGCTGGAAGGTGA